In Erpetoichthys calabaricus chromosome 2, fErpCal1.3, whole genome shotgun sequence, a genomic segment contains:
- the zbtb38 gene encoding zinc finger and BTB domain-containing protein 38 isoform X1 — protein sequence MQQDLDPVPIQATSITRQRPALDGVLVHHRQPSHMMTIMFQDTDSITDNSHFQSVLGHLNDQRTQGVLCDVTVVVEDTKFKAHKNVLAASSMYFKDVFFTQERRISGQLLELSDFKSDVFAEILNFIYCAKVMATEVEEIKALTAAGKKLGIPFLENLGHLLDQEKQCTDDSQGNTLPDSVQGGNSSISLFSTNSHTMKKETVNSNQEQRTDDLACLSGPRITNAFSIFETGTNDDLFSPLDLRANAKRPSENDHIPVLCPSQNKTVTEIEQTHALSEHSYAASTILNQVRRVSESQGTTAIDLRQQNTFASKVVSKQFLNHSRSPLKKRYKMCTNLLNDDVGLQHSHTEFNVIPTTAPVSTSTSFNNKANENSTMETISSIADNNYEVKMPSSVLTEPVELHPNPYGCEYCSARFSNEALLNIHVQSHKKRFVSHLACKYCHKKFTHLKRLRNHEQTRCKAKVSAKAEDATDLPEEHIDIEKISSPKETLPEDLQENSAENEKGITDDLKDLDDKEKTINMPRLYVCSVCKRSYVTLSSLKRHENVHSWQRAYPCHYCNKVFALAEYRTKHEIWHTGERRYQCIFCLETFMTYYILKNHQKSFHGIDPRVAVKKKSANGGFKSGLYPFKLYRLLPMKFRKRQYKTYSETFSENSDCTDQSFTVSMATDIQHPLGSTSSGVNFEDNKLATPNGTDAVSLRQLFTMPVTFMATPKVVASVTPCANFLQPSTISQPPSTETEVNLRKTLKKTSNSESISTKSSLDYKNQESSLTSLGQTPSSAVAATNRICSVIVSNNNGHVLTDKMNAEKEKQSSMLLDMNNLKCLDDGSENHLNGQLRQVHSAGVQISEEAPKEPLQEPEGDPSNVNDNMHNEVSKTETYIAKPACPGPAFDSQVPPLCQITVKIGDEAIVRRRIKGSNLFQTKQEKFCWNSFSQEDQKCTEKMEQDNRRSHISLRSRTDSGPLIEPELYDDMTDQDTADKLWRPYYSYKPKKKTKGGKKLKSKRRRKSNCGASGKHMRVNIKKKDCAHVDYVDRNLRAHHQVFVNTDAETKHLKRKLYKQPYTCDHCQALFSNRSALKMHIAESHTDNQSYTCKTCGRQLSSEEMHDSALYPGEHKDYACKNCVEDGSCFKDGFKNYNTEKRYRCSFCPQRFLYLATKKSHEKKHLEKHGKCYPCCYCSKVCKSSAALGMHQKKHFIKTEEEEQQHSAAAEVHCQIKPSKSPNDKEHKMDLEPKLENDTEVIRNGCFQECNKSDDKKLKLPCENEVLPYHGTHVQLLPNSGWVKLPNALTEQHPNRHSDILCEQTQCNIEMVTQTQEDAYMPSIMCKEYQTYNNSQGACHVDRWGEQKRWNVCRDFPKAEYKFPCKEETTFHTDYYSK from the exons atgCAACAGGACCTGGACCCTGTGCCTATCCAGGCAACATCAATCACAAGGCAGAGGCCAGCCCTGGATGgtgtgctagtccatcacagacaACCATCACACATG atgacAATCATGTTTCAAGACACTGACAGTATCACGGATAACTCTCACTTCCAGTCGGTTCTTGGCCATTTAAATGATCAGCGCACACAAGGAGTGCTATGTGATGTAACAGTTGTAGTCGAAGATACCAAATTCAAGgcacataaaaatgtattagcTGCTTCTAGCATGTATTTCAAAGATGTGTTTTTCACTCAAGAGCGCAGGATTTCAGGTCAGCTTTTAGAGCTGTCAGATTTTAAGTCAGATGTATTTGCTGAAATCCTAAATTTTATATACTGCGCCAAAGTGATGGCCACAGAGGTAGAGGAAATTAAAGCTCTTACTGCAGCTGGAAAGAAATTAGGAATTCCATTTTTGGAAAACCTTGGGCATTTGCTTGATCAAGAAAAGCAATGCACAGATGACTCTCAGGGCAACACACTGCCTGATTCAGTCCAAGGTGGAAATTCCAGTATTTCCCTCTTTTCAACTAACTCACATACAATGAAGAAGGAAACAGTTAATAGTAACCAAGAACAACGAACAGATGATTTAGCTTGTCTCAGTGGCCCAAGAATCACCAACgcattttcaatttttgaaacAGGAACCAATGATGACCTGTTTTCACCATTGGACTTGAGAGCAAATGCCAAAAGACCATCAGAAAATGATCATATCCCAGTGTTGTGCCCCTCTCAAAATAAAACAGTGACAGAGATTGAGCAAACACATGCTTTATCTGAACATTCATATGCTGCGTCAACCATATTAAATCAGGTGAGAAGGGTGTCCGAGTCTCAAGGCACAACTGCCATTGATTTAAGACAACAAAATACCTTTGCATCCAAAGTGGTTTCCAAGCAATTCCTGAATCACAGCCGTAGTCCTCTGAAGAAACGTTATAAAATGTGTACCAACCTTCTAAATGATGATGTGGGGTTACAGCACAGTCACACAGAGTTTAACGTAATCCCTACTACAGCACCAGTTTCAACATCAACCAGCTTTAACAACAAGGCAAACGAAAACAGTACTATGGAAACCATCTCATCAATTGCAGATAATAACTATGAAGTTAAAATGCCTTCTTCCGTTCTAACAGAACCTGTAGAACTGCATCCTAATCCTTATGGCTGTGAATATTGCTCAGCAAGGTTTAGCAATGAAGCACTTCTAAATATCCATGTGCAAAGCCATAAAAAACGTTTCGTCAGTCATTTGGCTTGCAAGTATTGCCACAAAAAGTTCACTCACCTGAAAAGACTGCGTAATCATGAACAAACACGCTGTAAAGCAAAGGTTTCAGCTAAGGCAGAAGATGCAACAGACTTGCCCGAAGAACATATTGATATTGAGAAAATATCCAGTCCTAAAGAAACACTGCCAGAAGATCTGCAAGAAAACAGTGCAGAAAATGAGAAAGGAATTACAGATGATCTGAAAGATCTGGATGACAAGGAGAAAACTATTAACATGCCGAGACTTTATGTGTGTAGTGTATGTAAACGGTCTTATGTGACTCTGTCTAGCCTTAAGAGGCATGAAAATGTCCATTCCTGGCAAAGAGCCTACCCATGTCATTACTGCAATAAGgtgtttgctttggctgaataCCGCACCAAGCATGAAATATGGCACACAGGAGAGAGACGGTATCAGTGTATCTTTTGCTTGGAAACATTTATGACTTACTATATTCTAAAAAACCATCAGAAATCTTTCCATGGAATTGACCCCAGGGtggctgtgaagaaaaaatcaGCCAATGGTGGATTCAAAAGTGGTCTTTATCCTTTTAAACTTTATCGGCTTTTGCCTATGAAATTTAGAAAAAGACAATACAAAACATACAGCGAGACATTCTCAGAAAACTCAGACTGTACAGATCAGTCTTTCACAGTGTCTATGGCAACAGATATTCAGCATCCACTTGGTTCAACATCATCAGGAGTGAACTTTGAGGATAATAAACTGGCCACACCAAATGGAACAGATGCAGTTTCATTAAGGCAGTTATTTACAATGCCGGTTACTTTCATGGCAACTCCAAAAGTAGTAGCTTCAGTAACACCATGTGCTAATTTTTTGCAGCCAAGTACTATAAGTCAGCCACCATCCACTGAAACTGAAGTAAACCTTAGAAAAACTTTGAAGAAAACCTCTAACAGTGAATCAATTTCAACCAAGTCTTCCCTTGATTATAAAAATCAAGAGTCATCTTTGACAAGTCTGGGGCAAACTCCATCTTCAGCTGTTGCGGCCACAAACAGAATATGTTCAGTAATTGTTAGTAATAACAATGGTCATGTTCTTACAgataaaatgaatgcagagaaagaaaaacaatctaGTATGTTATTAGATATGAATAATCTGAAGTGTTTAGATGATGGCAGTGAAAACCACTTGAATGGTCAGTTAAGACAAGTGCATTCAGCAGGCGTGCAGATCTCAGAGGAAGCACCTAAGGAACCTTTACAAGAGCCAGAGGGTGATCCTTCAAATGTGAATGACAACATGCATAATGAAGTCAGCAAAACTGAAACATACATTGCAAAACCAGCATGCCCAGGTCCTGCTTTTGATAGCCAGGTTCCTCCTCTATGCCAAATTACTGTAAAAATAGGCGATGAAGCTATCGTTAGAAGGCGAATAAAAGGATCAAACTTGTTTCAAACTAAACAAGAGAAATTTTGCTGGAACAGCTTTTCACAAGAAGACCAGAAATGTACAGAAAAAATGGAGCAGGATAACAGAAGGAGTCATATTAGTCTGCGCTCAAGAACAGATAGTGGGCCACTGATTGAGCCAGAATTGTATGATGACATGACTGACCAAGACACAGCCGACAAACTGTGGCGTCCTTATTATTCTtataagccaaaaaaaaagaccaaaggaGGAAAGAAACTGAAGTCCAAACGCAGAAGAAAAAGCAATTGTGGGGCTTCTGGAAAACACATGAGggtaaatattaagaaaaaagatTGTGCACATGTTGATTATGTGGATAGAAACCTAAGGGCTCACCACCAAGTCTTTGTAAATACAGATGctgaaacaaaacatttaaagaggAAATTGTACAAGCAGCCATATACCTGTGACCACTGTCAGGCTCTCTTTTCTAACAGATCTGCTTTAAAAATGCACATAGCTGAAAGCCACACTGACAATCAGAGTTACACATGTAAAACCTGTGGGAGGCAATTATCATCTGAAGAAATGCATGACAGTGCTCTGTATCCTGGAGAGCATAAAGACTATGCTTGTAAGAACTGTGTTGAAGATGGCTCCTGTTTCAAAGACGGCTTTAAAAATTATAACACAGAGAAACGGTATCGCTGCTCTTTCTGTCCTCAGCGTTTCTTATATCTGGCTACTAAGAAAAGTCATGAGAAAAAGCACCTTGAAAAACATGGTAAATGCTACCCTTGCTGCTACTGCTCCAAGGTTTGTAAGTCCTCAGCTGCCTTAGGAATGCatcagaaaaaacattttattaaaacagaagaagaagaacaacaacactCAGCCGCAGCCGAGGTCCATTGTCAAATCAAACCAAGCAAATCACCAAATGATAAGGAACACAAAATGGACTTAGAGCCCAAGCTGGAAAATGACACAGAAGTAATCAGAAATGGTTGCTTTCAAGAATGTAATAAATCAGATGACAAAAAACTTAAATTACCATGTGAGAATGAAGTGTTACCTTATCACGGAACTCACGTGCAATTACTCCCAAACAGTGGATGGGTGAAATTACCAAATGCTTTAACAGAACAGCATCCCAACAGACACTCAGATATATTATGTGAGCAGACCCAATGCAACATAGAAATGGTCACACAAACACAAGAGGATGCTTATATGCCATCCATTATGTGTAAAGAATATCAGACTTATAATAACTCACAGGGTGCTTGCCATGTAGATAGATGGGGTGAGCAAAAAAGATGGAATGTATGTAGAGATTTTCCAAAGGCAGAGTACAAATTCCCTTGTAAAGAAGAAACGACTTTTCATACAGATTATTACAGCAAATGA
- the zbtb38 gene encoding zinc finger and BTB domain-containing protein 38 isoform X2 — protein sequence MERVPVYQKMTIMFQDTDSITDNSHFQSVLGHLNDQRTQGVLCDVTVVVEDTKFKAHKNVLAASSMYFKDVFFTQERRISGQLLELSDFKSDVFAEILNFIYCAKVMATEVEEIKALTAAGKKLGIPFLENLGHLLDQEKQCTDDSQGNTLPDSVQGGNSSISLFSTNSHTMKKETVNSNQEQRTDDLACLSGPRITNAFSIFETGTNDDLFSPLDLRANAKRPSENDHIPVLCPSQNKTVTEIEQTHALSEHSYAASTILNQVRRVSESQGTTAIDLRQQNTFASKVVSKQFLNHSRSPLKKRYKMCTNLLNDDVGLQHSHTEFNVIPTTAPVSTSTSFNNKANENSTMETISSIADNNYEVKMPSSVLTEPVELHPNPYGCEYCSARFSNEALLNIHVQSHKKRFVSHLACKYCHKKFTHLKRLRNHEQTRCKAKVSAKAEDATDLPEEHIDIEKISSPKETLPEDLQENSAENEKGITDDLKDLDDKEKTINMPRLYVCSVCKRSYVTLSSLKRHENVHSWQRAYPCHYCNKVFALAEYRTKHEIWHTGERRYQCIFCLETFMTYYILKNHQKSFHGIDPRVAVKKKSANGGFKSGLYPFKLYRLLPMKFRKRQYKTYSETFSENSDCTDQSFTVSMATDIQHPLGSTSSGVNFEDNKLATPNGTDAVSLRQLFTMPVTFMATPKVVASVTPCANFLQPSTISQPPSTETEVNLRKTLKKTSNSESISTKSSLDYKNQESSLTSLGQTPSSAVAATNRICSVIVSNNNGHVLTDKMNAEKEKQSSMLLDMNNLKCLDDGSENHLNGQLRQVHSAGVQISEEAPKEPLQEPEGDPSNVNDNMHNEVSKTETYIAKPACPGPAFDSQVPPLCQITVKIGDEAIVRRRIKGSNLFQTKQEKFCWNSFSQEDQKCTEKMEQDNRRSHISLRSRTDSGPLIEPELYDDMTDQDTADKLWRPYYSYKPKKKTKGGKKLKSKRRRKSNCGASGKHMRVNIKKKDCAHVDYVDRNLRAHHQVFVNTDAETKHLKRKLYKQPYTCDHCQALFSNRSALKMHIAESHTDNQSYTCKTCGRQLSSEEMHDSALYPGEHKDYACKNCVEDGSCFKDGFKNYNTEKRYRCSFCPQRFLYLATKKSHEKKHLEKHGKCYPCCYCSKVCKSSAALGMHQKKHFIKTEEEEQQHSAAAEVHCQIKPSKSPNDKEHKMDLEPKLENDTEVIRNGCFQECNKSDDKKLKLPCENEVLPYHGTHVQLLPNSGWVKLPNALTEQHPNRHSDILCEQTQCNIEMVTQTQEDAYMPSIMCKEYQTYNNSQGACHVDRWGEQKRWNVCRDFPKAEYKFPCKEETTFHTDYYSK from the exons atggaaagggtgccagtctatcaaaaG atgacAATCATGTTTCAAGACACTGACAGTATCACGGATAACTCTCACTTCCAGTCGGTTCTTGGCCATTTAAATGATCAGCGCACACAAGGAGTGCTATGTGATGTAACAGTTGTAGTCGAAGATACCAAATTCAAGgcacataaaaatgtattagcTGCTTCTAGCATGTATTTCAAAGATGTGTTTTTCACTCAAGAGCGCAGGATTTCAGGTCAGCTTTTAGAGCTGTCAGATTTTAAGTCAGATGTATTTGCTGAAATCCTAAATTTTATATACTGCGCCAAAGTGATGGCCACAGAGGTAGAGGAAATTAAAGCTCTTACTGCAGCTGGAAAGAAATTAGGAATTCCATTTTTGGAAAACCTTGGGCATTTGCTTGATCAAGAAAAGCAATGCACAGATGACTCTCAGGGCAACACACTGCCTGATTCAGTCCAAGGTGGAAATTCCAGTATTTCCCTCTTTTCAACTAACTCACATACAATGAAGAAGGAAACAGTTAATAGTAACCAAGAACAACGAACAGATGATTTAGCTTGTCTCAGTGGCCCAAGAATCACCAACgcattttcaatttttgaaacAGGAACCAATGATGACCTGTTTTCACCATTGGACTTGAGAGCAAATGCCAAAAGACCATCAGAAAATGATCATATCCCAGTGTTGTGCCCCTCTCAAAATAAAACAGTGACAGAGATTGAGCAAACACATGCTTTATCTGAACATTCATATGCTGCGTCAACCATATTAAATCAGGTGAGAAGGGTGTCCGAGTCTCAAGGCACAACTGCCATTGATTTAAGACAACAAAATACCTTTGCATCCAAAGTGGTTTCCAAGCAATTCCTGAATCACAGCCGTAGTCCTCTGAAGAAACGTTATAAAATGTGTACCAACCTTCTAAATGATGATGTGGGGTTACAGCACAGTCACACAGAGTTTAACGTAATCCCTACTACAGCACCAGTTTCAACATCAACCAGCTTTAACAACAAGGCAAACGAAAACAGTACTATGGAAACCATCTCATCAATTGCAGATAATAACTATGAAGTTAAAATGCCTTCTTCCGTTCTAACAGAACCTGTAGAACTGCATCCTAATCCTTATGGCTGTGAATATTGCTCAGCAAGGTTTAGCAATGAAGCACTTCTAAATATCCATGTGCAAAGCCATAAAAAACGTTTCGTCAGTCATTTGGCTTGCAAGTATTGCCACAAAAAGTTCACTCACCTGAAAAGACTGCGTAATCATGAACAAACACGCTGTAAAGCAAAGGTTTCAGCTAAGGCAGAAGATGCAACAGACTTGCCCGAAGAACATATTGATATTGAGAAAATATCCAGTCCTAAAGAAACACTGCCAGAAGATCTGCAAGAAAACAGTGCAGAAAATGAGAAAGGAATTACAGATGATCTGAAAGATCTGGATGACAAGGAGAAAACTATTAACATGCCGAGACTTTATGTGTGTAGTGTATGTAAACGGTCTTATGTGACTCTGTCTAGCCTTAAGAGGCATGAAAATGTCCATTCCTGGCAAAGAGCCTACCCATGTCATTACTGCAATAAGgtgtttgctttggctgaataCCGCACCAAGCATGAAATATGGCACACAGGAGAGAGACGGTATCAGTGTATCTTTTGCTTGGAAACATTTATGACTTACTATATTCTAAAAAACCATCAGAAATCTTTCCATGGAATTGACCCCAGGGtggctgtgaagaaaaaatcaGCCAATGGTGGATTCAAAAGTGGTCTTTATCCTTTTAAACTTTATCGGCTTTTGCCTATGAAATTTAGAAAAAGACAATACAAAACATACAGCGAGACATTCTCAGAAAACTCAGACTGTACAGATCAGTCTTTCACAGTGTCTATGGCAACAGATATTCAGCATCCACTTGGTTCAACATCATCAGGAGTGAACTTTGAGGATAATAAACTGGCCACACCAAATGGAACAGATGCAGTTTCATTAAGGCAGTTATTTACAATGCCGGTTACTTTCATGGCAACTCCAAAAGTAGTAGCTTCAGTAACACCATGTGCTAATTTTTTGCAGCCAAGTACTATAAGTCAGCCACCATCCACTGAAACTGAAGTAAACCTTAGAAAAACTTTGAAGAAAACCTCTAACAGTGAATCAATTTCAACCAAGTCTTCCCTTGATTATAAAAATCAAGAGTCATCTTTGACAAGTCTGGGGCAAACTCCATCTTCAGCTGTTGCGGCCACAAACAGAATATGTTCAGTAATTGTTAGTAATAACAATGGTCATGTTCTTACAgataaaatgaatgcagagaaagaaaaacaatctaGTATGTTATTAGATATGAATAATCTGAAGTGTTTAGATGATGGCAGTGAAAACCACTTGAATGGTCAGTTAAGACAAGTGCATTCAGCAGGCGTGCAGATCTCAGAGGAAGCACCTAAGGAACCTTTACAAGAGCCAGAGGGTGATCCTTCAAATGTGAATGACAACATGCATAATGAAGTCAGCAAAACTGAAACATACATTGCAAAACCAGCATGCCCAGGTCCTGCTTTTGATAGCCAGGTTCCTCCTCTATGCCAAATTACTGTAAAAATAGGCGATGAAGCTATCGTTAGAAGGCGAATAAAAGGATCAAACTTGTTTCAAACTAAACAAGAGAAATTTTGCTGGAACAGCTTTTCACAAGAAGACCAGAAATGTACAGAAAAAATGGAGCAGGATAACAGAAGGAGTCATATTAGTCTGCGCTCAAGAACAGATAGTGGGCCACTGATTGAGCCAGAATTGTATGATGACATGACTGACCAAGACACAGCCGACAAACTGTGGCGTCCTTATTATTCTtataagccaaaaaaaaagaccaaaggaGGAAAGAAACTGAAGTCCAAACGCAGAAGAAAAAGCAATTGTGGGGCTTCTGGAAAACACATGAGggtaaatattaagaaaaaagatTGTGCACATGTTGATTATGTGGATAGAAACCTAAGGGCTCACCACCAAGTCTTTGTAAATACAGATGctgaaacaaaacatttaaagaggAAATTGTACAAGCAGCCATATACCTGTGACCACTGTCAGGCTCTCTTTTCTAACAGATCTGCTTTAAAAATGCACATAGCTGAAAGCCACACTGACAATCAGAGTTACACATGTAAAACCTGTGGGAGGCAATTATCATCTGAAGAAATGCATGACAGTGCTCTGTATCCTGGAGAGCATAAAGACTATGCTTGTAAGAACTGTGTTGAAGATGGCTCCTGTTTCAAAGACGGCTTTAAAAATTATAACACAGAGAAACGGTATCGCTGCTCTTTCTGTCCTCAGCGTTTCTTATATCTGGCTACTAAGAAAAGTCATGAGAAAAAGCACCTTGAAAAACATGGTAAATGCTACCCTTGCTGCTACTGCTCCAAGGTTTGTAAGTCCTCAGCTGCCTTAGGAATGCatcagaaaaaacattttattaaaacagaagaagaagaacaacaacactCAGCCGCAGCCGAGGTCCATTGTCAAATCAAACCAAGCAAATCACCAAATGATAAGGAACACAAAATGGACTTAGAGCCCAAGCTGGAAAATGACACAGAAGTAATCAGAAATGGTTGCTTTCAAGAATGTAATAAATCAGATGACAAAAAACTTAAATTACCATGTGAGAATGAAGTGTTACCTTATCACGGAACTCACGTGCAATTACTCCCAAACAGTGGATGGGTGAAATTACCAAATGCTTTAACAGAACAGCATCCCAACAGACACTCAGATATATTATGTGAGCAGACCCAATGCAACATAGAAATGGTCACACAAACACAAGAGGATGCTTATATGCCATCCATTATGTGTAAAGAATATCAGACTTATAATAACTCACAGGGTGCTTGCCATGTAGATAGATGGGGTGAGCAAAAAAGATGGAATGTATGTAGAGATTTTCCAAAGGCAGAGTACAAATTCCCTTGTAAAGAAGAAACGACTTTTCATACAGATTATTACAGCAAATGA